Proteins encoded together in one Solanum lycopersicum chromosome 7, SLM_r2.1 window:
- the LOC101252198 gene encoding ras-related protein RABB1c, with amino-acid sequence MSYAYLFKYIIIGDTGVGKSCLLLQFTDKRFQPVHDLTIGVEFGARMITIDNKPIKLQIWDTAGQESFRSITRSYYRGAAGALLVYDITRRETFNHLASWLEDARQHANANMTIMLIGNKCDLAHRRAVSTEEGEQFAKENGLIFMEASAKTAQNVEEAFIRTASTIYKKIQDGVFDVSNESYGIKVGYGGIPGPSGGRDGAASQGGGCCT; translated from the exons ATGTCTTACGCCTATCTCTTCAAGTATATCATCATCGGCGATACCG GAGTTGGAAAATCATGTCTTCTGTTGCAATTTACTGACAAACGATTTCAACCAGTTCATGATTTGACCATCGGTGTTGAATTTGGGGCTAGAATGATCACAATAGACAACAAGCCCATTAAACTACAAATCTGGGATACA GCGGGTCAAGAATCATTCAGATCTATCACGAGGTCATACTACAGAGGTGCTGCTGGGGCACTACTTGTTTATGATATTACAAG GAGGGAAACATTTAATCACCTAGCTAGTTGGCTAGAAGATGCAAGGCAGCATGCAAATGCAAACATGACCATAATGCTGATTGGAAACAAGTGTGATCTGGCTCACAGAAGGGCTGTAAGCACCGAGGAAGGCGAACAATTTGCCAAGGAAAATGGGTTGATATTTATGGAGGCCTCTGCCAAAACAGCTCAGAATGTTGAAGAG GCTTTTATCAGAACAGCCTCaacaatttataagaaaatacagGATGGAGTGTTTGATGTATCAAATGAG TCCTATGGAATAAAAGTTGGATATGGAGGTATTCCGGGGCCTTCAGGTGGAAGAGACGGAGCTGCTTCACAAGGAGGGGGTTGTTGTActtga
- the CYP724B2 gene encoding cytochrome P450 724B1-like, with protein sequence MGEEGSLLIIVITLVFSFVIGITLNHFWPLFFNNYGTTLHVIPKGTFGWPLLGETLSFLKPHPSNSIGTFLQQHCSRYGKVFKSHLFFSPTVVSCDQDLNYFILQNEDKLFQCSYPKPIHGILGKVSLLVAVGDTHKRLRNVSLSLISTIKSKPEFINDVETLALQILQSWKDKHQVRYWEEARKFSFNVIVKQVLGLTPDNPQSALILQDFLAFMRGLISLPLYIPGTPYARAVQARSRISSTIKAIIEERRRKHVVDGDGKKNDFLEILLCVDTLSEEEKVSFVLDSLLGGYETTSLLMAMVVFFIGQSQTAFDRLKEEHDNIRSTKEKELLNWEDYQKMDFTQKVINEALRYGNVVKFVHRKALKDVKFKDYVIPAGWKVLPVFSAVHLDPSVHPNALHFNPWRWESDEQISKKLTPFGGGSRCCPGFELAKVEVAFFLHHLVQKYRWEVEEGEQPIAYPYVEFKNGLTIRLHKNST encoded by the exons ATGGGTGAAGAAGGTAGTCTTTTGATAATTGTTATCACCCTAGTTTTTAGTTTTGTAATTGGCATAACATTAAACCATTTTTGGCCTTTGTTCTTCAATAATTATGGTACTACTCTTCATGTTATTCCCAAGGGCACTTTTGGATGGCCTTTACTTGGTGAAACCCTTTCCTTTTTGAAGCCTCATCCTTCTAATTCTATTGGTACTTTCCTTCAACAACATTGTTCTAG gTATGGGAAAGTGTTCAagtcacatttatttttctccccAACAGTGGTGTCATGTGACCAAGACCTTAATTACTTCATATTACAAAACGAAGATAAGTTATTTCAGTGTAGTTATCCAAAGCCAATTCATGGTATACTTGGCAAAGTTTCATTGCTTGTGGCTGTTGGCGACACACATAAAAGGCTTAGGAATGTTTCATTATCACTAATCAGCACCATTAAGTCTAAACCTGAGTTTATTAATGATGTTGAAACATTAGCACTTCAGATTCTCCAATCATGGAAAGATAAACATCAAGTCAGATACTGGGAAGAGGCAAGAAAG TTTTCATTCAATGTGATAGTGAAGCAAGTACTTGGATTAACTCCAGATAATCCACAAAGTGCATtaattcttcaagattttcttgCTTTTATGAGAGGATTAATTTCTTTACCATTATACATACCTGGAACTCCATATGCAAGAGCAGTGCag GCTAGAAGTAGAATATCTTCAACTATCAAAGCAATTATAgaggaaagaagaagaaaacatgtTGTTGATGGTGAtggtaaaaaaaatgattttctagaGATACTTCTTTGTGTTGATACCTTATCTGAAGAGGAAAAAGTTAGCTTTGTTCTTGATTCTTTACTTGGTGGTTATGAGACCACTTCTCTCCTTATGGCTATGGTTGTCTTTTTTATTGGTCAATCACAAACTGCTTTCGATCGACTCAAG GAAGAGCATGATAACATACGAAGCACGAAGGAAAAGGAGTTATTGAATTGGGAAGATTACCAAAAGATGGACTTCACTCAAAAG GTAATAAATGAAGCTTTAAGATATGGGAATGTTGTCAAATTTGTGCACCGAAAGGCACTTAAAGATGTCAAATTTAAAG ATTATGTGATTCCAGCGGGTTGGAAGGTCCTACCAGTATTCAGTGCTGTTCATTTGGACCCATCAGTTCATCCTAATGCACTCCACTTTAATCCTTGGAGATGGGAG AGTGATGAGCAAATAAGCAAGAAGTTGACTCCTTTTGGGGgaggatcaagatgttgtcCTGGATTTGAACTTGCAAAGGTTGAAGTAGCCTTCTTCCTTCACCACCTTGTACAAAAATACAG aTGGGAGGTAGAAGAAGGAGAACAACCCATTGCTTATCCATATGTGGAGTTCAAAAATGGTTTAACAATCAGACTTCATAAAAATTCTACTTAG